One genomic region from Bradyrhizobium septentrionale encodes:
- a CDS encoding WGR domain-containing protein has protein sequence MTAVNLVRIDADKKMARFYKLDVQPTLFGEWAVIREWGRIGRGGTVRSTPYGTASDRQWRKKITRHEPSHVRLWQARHPPRYAAYLIPSSPTFPHSSCFPSQLLLAAIGSARSVLNNSTGRGSGVSIPSLQIHFSKTSVQRFGRF, from the coding sequence GTGACTGCGGTCAACCTGGTGCGCATCGACGCCGACAAGAAGATGGCGCGGTTTTACAAACTCGACGTACAGCCCACCTTGTTCGGCGAATGGGCCGTGATCCGCGAATGGGGTCGGATCGGCAGAGGCGGCACCGTGCGATCGACGCCCTATGGCACTGCCAGCGATCGGCAGTGGCGTAAGAAAATTACCAGACACGAACCATCCCATGTGAGGCTCTGGCAGGCTCGACACCCGCCTCGATACGCCGCCTATCTCATTCCGTCATCACCCACTTTCCCGCATAGTTCCTGCTTCCCTTCCCAGCTTCTTTTGGCTGCCATCGGTTCAGCCCGTAGTGTGCTGAACAACAGCACTGGTCGAGGCAGTGGTGTTTCGATCCCTTCCCTTCAAATCCATTTTTCAAAAACCTCTGTTCAGAGATTCGGTAGGTTTTAA
- a CDS encoding recombinase family protein has product MSKSSAQNRLIGYARVSTTGQTLDAQLAQLKAAGCAVIFKDTASGARVDRKELQRMLGKLEPGDVVTVTRIDRLARSLFDLFAIVQRINQGGAVFRSIAEPWADTGTSTGRMMLAVMAGMADVERDLIRTRTAEGRARATARGQHMGRPPKLTPEQKREALARREAGEPPAEIARSYNVNRMTITRLTA; this is encoded by the coding sequence ATGAGCAAAAGTAGCGCCCAAAATCGCCTGATTGGATATGCCCGCGTCAGCACGACCGGGCAGACCCTCGACGCGCAGCTGGCCCAGTTGAAAGCCGCAGGCTGCGCCGTGATCTTCAAGGACACCGCCAGCGGCGCCCGCGTCGATCGCAAAGAGCTGCAGCGCATGCTCGGCAAGCTGGAGCCCGGCGACGTGGTGACGGTCACACGCATCGACCGCCTGGCGCGGTCGCTGTTCGACCTGTTCGCCATCGTCCAGCGCATCAACCAGGGCGGCGCCGTGTTTCGCTCGATCGCCGAACCTTGGGCCGACACCGGCACCAGCACGGGCCGCATGATGTTGGCCGTGATGGCTGGCATGGCTGACGTGGAGCGCGACCTGATCCGCACCCGGACAGCCGAAGGCCGCGCCAGGGCGACGGCGCGGGGCCAGCATATGGGCCGCCCCCCTAAACTCACCCCCGAGCAGAAGCGCGAGGCTCTGGCTCGCCGCGAAGCCGGAGAACCCCCCGCCGAGATCGCCCGAAGCTACAACGTCAACCGCATGACCATCACGAGGCTAACGGCGTGA